GCAGCTGGACCTCCACATTTGGAAAGACCGGCTGTTCCAGGATCTCACCCCTCCCAACCTAAAGCCGAGGGAACTAGTGGGGGTCAGATACCCCAGTGATCTCCCACGGGGACACGGAATTCCTCTGCTGTGGAAGGATCCTGAGAGAATCTAACTCCTGACGGTGTCTCCCACGGGGTCCTCTGAGAAGGGTCCCTGACTGTTAAGTAtgcgggaggtgggggtgggccgGGCGCCTCTCACCTTTGCGGGCCTTGTCTCCTGGGATGTTCTGGGCCCGCAGCCGCTGGTCCAAGATGTAAAGCATCTCCCCGCCCAAGTTCAAGAAGAGCAGCGGCAGCGTCCGCACCGACATGGTGCTGGAGACGGGGCAGGGCTGGTGAGGCGCCCACAGTCCAGGGAACCCACAAGCCTGGCCGCGCGTCCCCGGGGCCTGGTTGTTAGGGCAACGCCGCGGACAGGGAAAGCGAGCCAATCAGGAGGCCGTTTGGTGGAAGGTGTCCTGAAGGCGAGCGTTCACTGGGCTGAGTGGCGAGGGACCGGCCCAGGGATTGGTCCGAGGCGGAAGGGGCGTGTCCTCCGGGGTTGCGTGGGCTCTGAGGTTCTCCACCGGATCCCGAGTGCGATCGGCCGGTCGAGCTGACATCGCACGTCTGGAGTCGCGGCCAGTCGGTCAGGATGGGAGGAATCCTGGCTCGCTGTGATGACTTTGGGCAGAGCTTTTTGGACTCTCAGCACCTCCCAGGGCTGCTGAGAGAAATCAGGGAAATCGTGGAAAACTCCACCGGACGTGCCTAAGGTGGGGGTGGACTCCCTTCTCAAGTTCCCTGGAGACGCTTGCACTGCCTCCTTCTAGTCTTCTGGGAGCCCTACCAGGTTCCAGGCTTACTAAAAGCGAAGCGGCAGGCCTGTCTGGCTCGCAGAATTCCCTCCCGGCTGTGGCCCTTGCAACCCTCTCTGCCCCTGAGGGTTGTAACCCCGTTGTAACCCCTTCCCCACTTCTCTGGCCTTCCCAACCATTCCTGATCCTGATTCTGCGGAATCCCAAGTCTGCTCTAGCCTCACGCCTGGTCCTCACCCTGTGCACTCCTGCTGACTGCCCTCCCTCCCAGTATGTACTCCCCTCTGGGACAGTTGCACCCACATTCTTGGCTTCAGTCACCCTAACAACTCCCAACCCCCTGTAGCACAGACCTCTTCAACCACTCTTGGGAGAGCACTCTAAAGGTGGCGGGCGATGCCCTTATCAGGAGGCATAAGATCTCCAGCCTCTGGCACTGGGTGTGTGCAACCCGCCCCTCACACCATGTTACAGTGTTCCGGGATGGGGCTTGCTGGGAGGGCTTGCGAGTAGATGAGGGTTCCAGAGTGGTTCCCTCCTGAGAGGATCAGTAGCCACATGAGGAAGAAACGGAGATTTCCCCCACAGGAGACCCGCATCAAGACACTGAGGGGGCCTCCTGCATGCCAGGGAGGCATTCCTTGGCAGAAAAGGAAGCGgccagcagctccatcctggCCTTCACTGTCTCTGGAACTGAGGGAACAAATTTCCCTTGCGTAAGTCACCTGGTCTCCTGAGCAGCCAGCCCCTCTGCCCAGAAAATTCCATCTAGTGATCTAGTATCTGCTTACCCGCTGGGCTTCTCTGCCTACATCCCACTTGGCTCGGTTGCCAGCACACTTCCTGTTCTTCAAACCAAGCCTGCTCCAGCTGGAGGCCTTGGCATCTCATTTGGAGTCAGTGGGAGGGTTTTAGGGGGTGGAGGTGTAGGGGAGGGAAGAGGTGAGCCACAACCCCCAGAATTTAAAAGTGATGTTTTGTGTATGTAGTTTCCTGGGATAGAActtgtagttttgttttttttctaattagatTCTCAGTCCTAACCCCAACTCgctgctctgtccccagccctcaTCTACCCTCACTCAGCTGTCACTTACCTATCCAAAACAGAGACCCACTGTTCCCATCACTGCTTGGGTTTGGGACCGTTAAGTGGCTCTTGCTCCCTAGGGGGTGGTGTGCAGCTTTCTCTGCCCGGGATGCAGAGCCTCCCAATCCCACTTCAGTTTGCCTGCCAAGCTTTTCTTCtatatttctatttattatttacttgagaggttCAGGGACAGAGAGATCCCATCCATcagtcccccaaatgcctgccacaaatagctaggctgggctagggctGGAGTTGGTCATGCTGTCCAGCTGCCCTTAGGCATGGGGGCGTTCCAACGTGGGACGCGGTGTTTCGCCCACTAAGCTGGATGCCTATTCTCTCAAGCTGCATCTCTGATTCTCGCTGCTCTGTGAACACTGCCAATAAGCGTGGCCTCCTCCGCCTGCTGCCTGGgaaactctccctctctccacctcctcctcttctggGGCCCAGTCCAGAAGGCAGCCTCTCCAGTCGGCTTTCCCATTGGCCAGCCCTCCTTCCATGCTGTTGTCACATATCAGTCTCACCTCCCCTCAAACGCTTGccacctggatggcaggtggTTGTTTCTAGGAATGAGGCCTCTGGTAGGTGAAGgttgccccgggatcccagagcTGACTGAAAACATGAATCCCTCCTCCTTAGGCCAGAAGGAGCCTCatctttcttctgtttatttccCAAGGCGCACAGGAAGATCTGAATAGACTTTTATTGGTTCTCTCGGCACTGTTTCAGGTCAGGCTGTGGAAGGGCTTTCTGGGTTTTCCTGCTCTCGTTGTTTTTGGGCTGCGGCTGCTGCCGCCTGCAAggcttgtttttgcttctttagcTTCTGCACCTGCTGGAAAACCTGGGGGGCAAGAGGAGCAGGAGAAGAGTGTAAGCAACAGATCTGCCCTGGGCCAGAAGGGGTAGCACTCTCTCCTTCTTGGGGACAGTGGCCTGCAACCTCCCCAGGTCTGCCCCAGGTCCTAGGTCAGTTCTATCAGAAACAGATGATGCCCCTACCCCTCCACCCCTCCTTCCCAGGGCCAGGGGGAGGCCAGCTGCAGTGAGCAGCACTTGGCCACGTACCTGGATGCACAGTGCCTTCTTGGCGAGGAAGCGGCGGTGGGCCTTTCGGTAGTAGAGTGGCGGGAAGGTGTACTCGATCCCTAGCTCCCTGCAGGTCTTCTCAAACACGTCGTAGTTGGTGTTGCGGAGTTGCTTGAGCATCTTCTTCCTCTGGTCAATGCTCATCAGCAGGTAGCGCTTGTGAGCTTTGTCCTGTAAGAGAGTCTACGTTACTTTCAGTATTAAGTAAGAATCACTGTAGTTCTCAGGAACAAAAGATGGCCATTTCGTCATCTCACTCGCATTTCCCAACAACCTTAGACAAATTCTGGTGTAACTCGGAGGGAGGTTTCGCCATGGTTATTCCTATTTTACAGATGTGAAAACAAAGGCTCAAAGATAGTAtgtggtgggcatttagcctagtgattCAGATATGCCTCagctcaattcccagctctggctgctggctccagcttcctgctaatagagaCGCTGGGAGGCGGCAGTGATGGTTTAaggaattgggttcctgccacccatgtgggtcacCTGGGTCAAGTTTCTGGTTCTGTCCCTGGCTGTGGAGCTAACCAGTGGCtgggagatctgtctgtctctcaaaaaaaaagatattaagatACACAAAGGGTCCTGAGAAATGTAGGTGCTGAtgctgggtctttttttttttttaagatttatttatttttattgcaaagtcagatatacagagaggaggagagacagagaggaagaccttccatccgatgattcacttcccaagtgaccgcaacagctggtgctgagccgatacaaagccaggaaccaggaatcttctccaggtctcccacgtgggtgcaggatcccaaagctttgggccatcctcagctttcccaggccataagcagggagctggatgggaagtggagctgccaggactagaaccggcgcccatatgggatctcggtgcgtccaaggcgaggacttcagctgctaggccactgcacagagCCCTGATGTTGGTTCTTGAGTGTGATTTTATAGTATGGGCTCTTTCCCTGTACCACGACAGCCCAGCAAATGGTGTGCTGGAGAGGAGAGGTGGGTAGGCCATGTGTTTTTCTGGAAGACTCTTACCCACAGCTGTGTACTGTTGTTCGAGGGACCTTCATACCCCAAGTGGACAAAACTGTGATCTTCCAGGGGTAGGTTCAGCAAGTTGTGGTGAACAACTGAAGGGCCAGGCATGCAGGGTGCCGACCAGTCTCTGTCCATGATCACATGTTTATTAAAAACGCTAGTAATTGTAGCTGAGATAACAAATATCAGCCCCGGAGTGAGACTGCTTTAAGTCTTCTCACATCAGTTCCTAGTGGCGTGCCTTAAGGTACAACTGAGTCACTTATGACTCAATCATTACTCGGAAAATGGAAGGAAGCGGATATCTCAAGTGTGCAAGCACGGGGTCTAAACACTTCATGTACCTCACGCTGGCTGTTGTTAGGATTTCATGTGATCCACCCAGGTGTCCCCATCTTACAGGCCACAGCACTGAGGCTCAGCCCTGTTAGCTTCCCTTAAGTCATACCAGCGGATGGGGTGGAAGTTGCAGAACTGGGATGTGACTATTCCCACACTTCCTCGTGGGATCCCCATTGTGTGCCAGCCATGCCAACTGCTCTCAGGTACAGGGACATGCAATGCAGCACAGCCCTGCAAGGTTCCCCTCCTCCTGTGGCGGCAGTATTCTCCCCACTTGCAcagaggcacctgctgctgcagcccctAGGTGTGCCTTGCGGCTTCTCTGCATCCAGAGTCCTGTACCTCCTGGGCGCCTCTCCTGAGCCAGGCTGCTACTGCTGCAGTGATGCCAAGGGGTTTACCTTTCGATGTTTCTGCAGGTGCTCTTCATAATTGCAGATCTTGACAGTTAAGGCAACAACTGAAACCACAAACCACAGAGGATGAGAACTGGGGACAGAGGAAGGACGGGCCTAGACTTGGGGTGTGTCTTAGGAAATCAAAGAATAACAGCTCTTTACAAATCCCAAAGTACTCAGAACTGCAAGATCTCAGAAAACTTGGAGTTATCCTCTTTTTTAGAAAGTAAAGTGTAAGGAAGGGAACTCCCTTGTTTGTAAAGCGGGGGGCGGGAGGGGACtttttcctgctaagggccatttggatatttataacatcatttgcgGTCTTTATAAAATGATCAACTAAAATATTAGCCTGCTTCGGATTtactgccttggcagggccagaccaaatatTCCCTTATAAGCCCTGCAGGCCAGATGGTTCCCAGCCCTGTTATAAAGGGATCATCTGAAAACCATAGCAAACGGCAGTCTTCTTAGTATAACCGTAGAGCATGCCTCTTACATTCAGATGGGGATGCATGCTGTCAATGTTCACTATTCAACATTCCACGAGAGGGCCTAGCCAATGAAGTAAGACAAGATGCCCAAACTGTCCAGAATCCCTTTGGGACATCTGCTGGTCCTCTTTCAGCTGCCACTCATGCCTGTGCTTTCAGAAATGAGTTCTCAGAATGACCAGCCCCCACTTGTCTCCTAAGACCCTGAAGTAGTCTCCCTATCCATTTATGTTACAAGGATGGGGGTAAAAGCGAAGGCTGTGCCTTAGACAGACCCTTCCCCTAATGTACACCCAGTGCTGGGAGCACAGCAGGGacagccccgccccagccccgGCTCCTTCACACTTCTTAGCAGCAGAGTAGAAAGAGGGTCTCGCTAGAGCAGACACTCTGCTGGAGACAACTGGCCACTCGCGTGAAACCGAGTCCTAGTGAACAGGCAGCTGTGACTCTTGTGGTTCAAGGGGACTCTAGTGGTACTAGGGTCTTAATAAACAGGCCACACGTTCCTGCCAACCTGGGTGATGTTAGCTGTGATCCTATAGACACAGATGTGGTGACTAGGCAGCCCTTCTGTGGTTGACGCAGTCCGCAAGCCAATCACGGCTTCAAGGGGGCCAAGGGGAGTGAAAACTTGTCTTCTCAAAAGAGGCTATGGAGGCTGATGGCGGGGAGGGAGGCGTAACCCACAGATCTGCAAGTGCCTATATGGCATGCCAGAGTTCAGGGCACACTGGTCTTACTGTTATTGTCAGCTTCCATTTCCAACATGTGCAAACACCCCCTAACTTCTCACAGTCCTGCACTGAGCTAGGTAACATCATCTCCGCCCTGCCTATTCCACACCTTGCCCCCCGCCAGACTAGGAAGCAGAGGCTCTGGGTGAGCCCTGGCCACCTGCTCAAGCCCAGAGGGATGCAGTAGGACCCAAGTGACTCCAGCAACAGGGCTGAGGTGCCAGAGGCCACTTTTCATAGACCcagctcaggggaaaaaaaaaatcagtttgtcatagatgtactgaattttgagttccacCTGCAGGCGccttggcagggctagaccagatGATCTTGTGTGTCTTGTACAGTCCATGAACCAGAGGTTCCCCATCCTTGCCCTAGGTCCTTCGTGTCCAtccctctcccaggccacactgAGTGCTCCTGCAGTCAAGAGCGCAGGTGGCAgcacccccaaccccaaccctcaAGAACCCCCAACAAACTTCGAGCCTCCAGGGATCTGGTGTCCTCAGGCTTTGTCACAACCTTGTTCATCAGCTGTTCTTGCACGATTTTCAGTTTTTCCTTCTGTTGAAAACAGAGAAACCCGCATGGTCTGCCACCCTCCAACCACAAGCTTTCCTTaccccagggccctggctgccTTCCAGCAAATAGGGTCTGATGTCTCTGTGCTCACCACGGCCATGGCCAACTGCATGGGCACGGTATGACCACTGATAAGAGAAACAGATGCCCCCAAAGcttgcatatttctttttttttttaatttattttattgtattgttgttgacaatggttacatagttaattacggttaaaaaaaaaggttcggggggtatagggaagtgggtaatactattatgtccatattgtttccatcatgtatccgaggtaaaggggaatattgagggagaagcctcacccggtttaaaaatatggaacgcttcacgaatttgcgtgtcatccttgcgcaggggccatgctaatcttctctgtatcgttccagttttagtatatgtgctgccgaagcgagcacaagcTTGCATATTTCATCACATATCAGATCCCTAGGAGTGTCCACTGTTTGTCGGCAGCTAAGAGGCACAGGCACAAAGCCAAACTGTCCCTGTCCTTGAGATGCTTTGTCTGAAGGTACGGACCAGTGGACCCAAATGCCAGTGAGTTCTATGACTAGGGAAGCACTGCATGGTGGGAGGGGGCAGctaactggggggggggggtcccagGGAACAGGCCTCAGCTGGACACAGGCCACTCACCCGGTTGGccatttccaaagacaagagtCTTCTCACGACATCATCCACCCTGTGGGAAAACCACAGCAGAGAGACACAGGTATGAGGGGAGGGGATCGGAACAGCAATGCTGCCTTCCTTTTAGTTTGAAAAAGATGACCGTGAATTCCTTCAGCTTAAGAGAATACCATCTCTCTTGAGTTGGGGAAATCGTTTCCCAGGGATTCAGAGCCTGGCCCTGGCTTGCTGGATAGGGAACATGGAACAATGTGATGACTTATGGAAAACTGGGGCTGTTGGCTGCAGCATTGTGCTGTTGTCCTAGGGAGGGTTCAGCAGAGATTCCCATCTGCTTCAAGACACTTCAAGTCAAATCGCACAGGGGAGACCCAAAGCGAACAGCCTAGCTGAGCTGGAAGAGCCAGGCTCTGGTACCAGGCGGTGCTGGAAAGgaacccagctctgcccctgatgAAGCACTGGCAGCTTGGTAAGCTCTAAGCTGGAGACAGTATTTCTTCCTTCACAAGGTATTGGTAAGGACTGAGATACGAGAGATTTCTACAAAGACCTGTGAGGTGTGTTAGATCCTGGGAATGTCGTGGTGCAGAGTGCCACCAAGAGCAGGTGGTTGGGCCCCACAGTGCCACAGGTCAGTGCTGCCCACTCACCGCACACACACGATCTCTATAGCTCTCTGCCTCATTCTTCAAGTAAGTTCCGGATAGGGCAGCTCAAGCCTGGAAGCCACtcctttgccccctcccttctcccagggaaccaccatccccaccccaagtaggttttgttttgcttacttGTCCATCC
This window of the Ochotona princeps isolate mOchPri1 chromosome 2, mOchPri1.hap1, whole genome shotgun sequence genome carries:
- the MRPS15 gene encoding small ribosomal subunit protein uS15m, coding for MLRAACRTLRSVRPRAAAQTPVLELPSVGSVRLPLHPRGLRPPNLLLQAARGLANQKPVQPIRDNDPPPSTLLKDYQNIPGMDKVDDVVRRLLSLEMANRKEKLKIVQEQLMNKVVTKPEDTRSLEARIVALTVKICNYEEHLQKHRKDKAHKRYLLMSIDQRKKMLKQLRNTNYDVFEKTCRELGIEYTFPPLYYRKAHRRFLAKKALCIQVFQQVQKLKKQKQALQAAAAAAQKQREQENPESPSTA